In Astatotilapia calliptera chromosome 16, fAstCal1.2, whole genome shotgun sequence, one genomic interval encodes:
- the cd302 gene encoding CD302 antigen, which yields MESLKKSHRSLLWCVFVLCVQLALTGGCPADGRTWVPFKDRCYHFVHGDEDKIKSYSFEDAKTHCKGFELLTIQSEEENKFVIDYSPEVWKNSPPVIVWLGMYYDSNTQNMTWLHDNAVTFSNWEDGSLTSDLAPMDKCAALHTNTGKWEIVSCSDDLENGVICEAAQDKEKAKRKPSAVLSALVILSVVAIVGVSGVVWFLHQKHNFGSGIVTAFEYHPPFRVPDTDQSCLVEAEETDSTP from the exons ATGGAGTCGCTGAAGAAAAGTCACCGCTCGCTGTTGTGGTGTGTCTTCGTGCTGTGTGTTCAGCTGGCTTTGACGGGAG GCTGCCCTGCAGATGGACGAACCTGGGTGCCCTTTAAGGACAGATGTTACCACTTTGTCCACGGAGACGAAGACAAAATCAAAAGCTACAGCTTTGAAGATGCAAAAACTCACTGCAAAGGCTTCG AACTTTTGACGATCCAGAGTGAGGAGGAGAATAAATTTGTCATCGACTATAGCCCCGAAGTGTGGAAAAATAGCCCGCCGGTCATCGTGTGGCTTGGAATGTATTACGACTCAAACA CTCAAAACATGACCTGGCTTCACGACAACGCGGTGACTTTCTCTAACTGGGAGGATGGCTCTTTGACGTCAGATCTCGCGCCCATGGATAAATGTGCagctctgcacacaaacacaggaaagTGGGAAATTGTCAGTTGCAGTGATGACCTGGAGAATGGGGTAATCTGTGAAGCCGCCCAGG ATAAAGAGAAAGCCAAGCGGA AACCTAGCGCAGTGCTCTCTGCCCTCGTCATTCTCAGCGTGGTGGCTATCGTGGGAGTCTCAGGTGTTGTTTGGTTTCTGCACCAGAAGCACAACTTTGGCTCCGGCATCGTCACGGCATTCGAGTACCACCCTCCGTTCCGAGTCCCTGACACAGACCAGTCGTGCCTGGTGGAGGCTGAGGAGACTGATAGCACACCATAG